The nucleotide sequence TAATTGTAGGAGCAGGAAGCAATAATACAATGCAAGCTATTGAAATGTCTAAAAAATATGAGGAGATGGGTGTAGATGGATTATTATTAGTCACTCCTTATTATAATAAAGGAAATGAGGATGGAATCTATAAACATTTTATTTCTATAGCTCAATTTGTAAAGTTACCAATAATGTTATATAACGTTCCTGGAAGAACAGGGGTTAATTTATCAATTAGTTTATTGAAAAAACTTTCTAAGCAAAAAAATATTGTTGCATTAAAAGAAGCAAGTGGAGATATCTCTTACGCTTGTGAAGTAGCTAGATTAGTACCTGAATTAATAATGTATTCAGGAAATGATGATATAACAATCCCTTTAATGTCTATAGGAGCAGTTGGAACAGTTTCAGTTTTAGCTAATATAGAGCCAAAAGTAGTTCACAATATGGTATATAGTTATTTAAATGGAGATGTTAATGAGGCAAAAAGATTACAATTAAAATATAATGGATTAGTAAAAGCTTTGTTTGTAGAAGTTAATCCAGTCCCAGTAAAGCAAATAATGAATATATT is from Candidatus Cetobacterium colombiensis and encodes:
- the dapA gene encoding 4-hydroxy-tetrahydrodipicolinate synthase, giving the protein MFKGSGVALITPFNEDMSVNYSKIVELVEYHCENNTDALIVLGTTGEASTLTENEKIKIVETVIEANKKRLPIIVGAGSNNTMQAIEMSKKYEEMGVDGLLLVTPYYNKGNEDGIYKHFISIAQFVKLPIMLYNVPGRTGVNLSISLLKKLSKQKNIVALKEASGDISYACEVARLVPELIMYSGNDDITIPLMSIGAVGTVSVLANIEPKVVHNMVYSYLNGDVNEAKRLQLKYNGLVKALFVEVNPVPVKQIMNILGKNVGPCRLPLGEMDKKNIEILMKELKEVGELN